The sequence below is a genomic window from Verrucomicrobiia bacterium.
AGTCGGTTCGGCCGCGCAGGTCAAAGCGATGAAACAGGTCGCGGGCCGCATCAAACTGGACTTGGCCCAATTTCGCGAGCTGGCGGCTTTTGCGCAATTCGGCTCGGACCTCGACGCCAAGACCCAGGCGCAGATCGAGCGGGGCAAACGGATTGTCGAGGTCTTCAAACAACCTCAGTACAATCCGATCGCCGTCGAGGTGCAGGTTGCCGTCCTCTGGACAGTGCAGAACGGGTTTATGGACGACGTCGCGGTGGAGCGAATCAAAGACTTCCAGGCTAAGCTCACCGATTACCTCACCAGCCGCAAAACGGAATTGATGGGGCGCATCGCCAAAGAACGGGCGCTGAGCGATACGCTGACCAATGATTTGAAGGCCGCTGTGACCGAGTTCAAAGAAACCTTTAAATAGCGCGCTTGATTTCCTGAACCCATGCCCAGCACTCGCGACATACGCCGGCGCATCCGGTCGGTCAAGAACACCGCCCAGATCACCAAGGCAATGCAGATGGTGGCCGCCTCGAAAATGCGCAAGGCGCAGCAGGCCGCTCTGGCAGGCCGGCCTTATGCCTCGTTGCTCAACGAGGTTTTGGGCAATGTGGCCTTTCATGTGGGCGATTTCCGGCATCCGCTCATGGAGGCCCGCGAAGTCCGGCGCCGATGCGTGGTTATTATCAGCACCGATAAGGGGCTTTGCGGCGGGCTCAACAGCAATCTCATGCGGGAAGCGGCCAAATTCGAGCGAGACAGCACTGCGTTCGTCACCGCTGGGCGCAAGGCCGCGCAGTTTATCGCGCGGACACGCCGCAAATTAAGCGCCGAGTTTACTTACAAGGACGCTCCCCTCTTCAGCGAAGCACGGGCTATCTCCCGCTTCGCCCGGGAGACTTTTCTCAAGGGTGAAGTGGACCAGGTGGACATCTTGTTCACAAACTTCATTTCCACTTTAAACCAAAAACCCGAGGTTCGCCCTTTCCTGCCGGTCGGCGAGATCAAGCCCATCTCGGTGGGCATTCCCCGCCCCCAGGAGGAAGAGAAACTGATGCAAGGGGCCACCGAATTTCTGTTTGAGCCCAATATCGAGCAGGTCATGGGCGCGCTCTTGCCGCACAATCTGAACTTTCAGGTGTACCAAATCCTCCTCGAAGCAAAGGCCAGCGAACACAGCGCCCGGATGGTCGCCATGAAGAACGCCACCGACAACGCCAACCAACTCATCAAGGACCTTACTTTGGAGTATAATAAACTGCGCCAGGCGAACATCACCAAGGAACTGCTCGAGATTACCAGCGCGGCCATGGCTCTCAGCTAAAAAGATGAACAAACGTGGGCACTGAACAGAGAATTTTAACAAATGAATAAAGGTAAAATCGTACAGGTCATCGGCCCGGTTGTTGATGTGGAATTTCCCGAACCGCTGCCGGCCATTTACAATGCGCTGAGCGTCTCGTACACGCTGCTAGGGCATCCGGCGAAGCTCACCCTCGAAGTGCAGCAGCACCTTGGGGACAACTGGATTCGCAGCGTCGCTATGTCCAGCACCGAAGGCCTTAAACGCGGGTTCGACGTCGAGGATACCGGCGGTCCTATTTCCATGCCGGTCGGCGCGGGGGTGATGGGACGAGTTTTTGACGTGACGGGCAACCCCGTCGATGAACGCGGTCCCGTGGAAGCCGAAAAGCGCTATCCTATCCATCGCCAGGCGCCGCAATTGATCGATCAATCCACTTCGCCTCAGGTGCTGACCACCGGCATCAAGGTCATCGACCTCATCTGCCCGTTTCTCAAGGGGGGCAAGGTTGGGGCGTTCGGCGGGGCCGGAGTCGGCAAAACGGTGGTGATCATGGAGCTGATCAACAATATTGCCAAACTCCATGGCGGTGTCTCGGTATTTGCCGGAGTCGGTGAACGCACGCGCGAGGGCAACGATCTCTATACCGAAATGTCGGAAGCCGGGGTCATCAACCAGCAAAACCTGGGTGAGTCGAAGATTGCGCTGGTCTATGGACAGATGAACGAGCCGCCCGGCGCGCGTCTGCGTGTGGCGCTGTCCGGTTTGGCCATCACCGAGTACTTCCGCGACGAGAAGAACCAGGATGTGCTCCTGTTCATCGATAATATTTTCCGCTTCTCTCAGGCCGGTTCGGAGGTCTCCGCATTGCTCGGGCGAACCCCCAGCGCGGTCGGCTATCAACCGACATTGGCTGCCGAGATGGGCGATCTGCAGGAGCGCATTACTTCAACCAAGAAGGGTTCCATTACATCGTTCCAGGCGGTGTACGTGCCCGCCGACGACCTGACCGACCCCGCCCCGGCAACGACCTTTGCCCACCTGGATGCCACCATCGTCCTGGAGCGCTCGATTGCCGAGTTGGGGATTTATCCCGCAGTCGATCCCCTCGCATCCACGTCGCGCGCACTGGCCCCGGAAATCGTCGGACAGGAACATTACGATGTGGCCCGGGGCGTGCAGCGGGTCCTGCAACGCTATAAGGACCTCCAGGATATCATTGCCATTCTGGGCATGGACGAACTCTCGCCCGACGATAAACTGACGGTGTTCCGCGCGCGCAAGATTCAACGGTTCCTGAGCCAGCCTTTCAGCGTTGCCCAGGTATTCACTGGCCGCGAAGGCAAGCAAGTTCCGGTGGCCGAAACTGTTCGCGGGTTTAAGGAAATCCTCGAAGGCAAACACGACGAGGTTGGCGAGGGCAATTTCTATATGAAGGGCGGCATCGAGGAAATCAAGCAAGGCTGAGCGCCGGGCTGAAAAGAGACCATGGCTCACACGCTGAAATTGGAAATCGTCACACCCGACGCCCTGGCCTACTCGGATGATGTCGAGATGGTCACCCTGCCGGCGGCCGAAGGCGAGATGGGGATATATCCGCAACACGTGCCGCTGCTGACGCAGATTATTCCCGGTGAACTCATCATCCGTAAAAACGGGCGTGATGAGTTTCTAGCGGTCGGAGAGGGCTTCGTCGAAATCACCGCCGAGCGCGTGGCCATTATGGCTGATATGGCCGTTTTCGCGGAGCATATCGATGAGGCCAAAGCGGAGGAAGCGCGCCAGCGCGCTGAGGCCCGCCTGTCCGAGCATCTGGACGATGAGGAGGCGGCGATATGCCAGGCCGCGCTGACCCATTCACTGGCACAACTCAAAGTCAAACGGCGCCAGCACCGGTAGCGCTCCAACCTGCCGCTCCTGTGCGCGCGATTTTGGCTCTGAGTCGTCCTGCTCGCCTGCCCAGCATCTGGTCTAATTGCCTTGCCGGCTGGTGGCTCGGCGGTGGCAGCAGCATGGAAGCGCTTTCGCTGATTTTCGCAGGGACGACCTTGCTTCATTTGGGTGCTGCGTTCCTCAACGACTTTTTTGACGCCGATTATGATAAGGAACACCACCCGCAGCGGCCAAATCCCTCAGGCGCAATCGCGGCGCAGACGGTGTGGCGATGGGGATTGGGCTGGCTGGTGGGTGGCGCATTGCTGTTGATTTGCGCCGGCACAGCCAGTGGCAGCCTGGGCCTGGTGCTGGTCTTTCTAATCGTTCTATACAACACCATTCATCGGCTGCTGCCCTTTGCGCCGGTGTTACAGGGATTGGCCCGTTTGTTCCTCTATTTATTGGGGGCGTCAGCGGCGTTGCGTGGTGTGACCGGCGTGTCCATCTGGTGCGGGCTGGCTTTGGGCGCTTATACGACCGGCACGGGCTATTTCGAGCGCTGGAAGGATACACCCGCGCGGGCGCGCCTCTGGCCGGCGCTTCTGATGGCTGGTCCCATCCTGCTGGCCCTCTTCATGGACGCCGATGGCTATCGCGAATCGGGCTTGCTGCTCTCTGCCGTTGTCTTTCTATGGGGAGCCCGGTCCCTGCGCCAGACCTTTTGGTCTCTCGAACCGGACATCCATAGCACGATACGCGGCCTTGTGGCGGGGATTATTTTTGTTGATTGGCTGGCTGTCTGCCCGGTGTCGCTGGTCGGGGAACCCAACCCGGTTGGCCGCCAGCTCAGCTTCGTCTTTCTGGCCTTATTCGCGGCAACGCTGATCCTCCAGCGTCTTGAGTTGAAAAGCTGAACTGGTCGGGCTGGGGAAGACACGAATTTAACCAATTATCACTGTTCTCTCCGTTTCCTCCTGTTGCTTTCTGCATGTTTCCGCTTAGTGCTCGGCTGGAGACTTCCTGCCCAGCAGCAGGGCGCAGTTCCAGGCCAGGAATTCACGCGCAACCGGCACGTGAATCAGGAACGAGAACTCTGTGTAATATCGAGGCGCGCCTTCCAGAAGCGCGAGG
It includes:
- the atpG gene encoding ATP synthase F1 subunit gamma is translated as MPSTRDIRRRIRSVKNTAQITKAMQMVAASKMRKAQQAALAGRPYASLLNEVLGNVAFHVGDFRHPLMEAREVRRRCVVIISTDKGLCGGLNSNLMREAAKFERDSTAFVTAGRKAAQFIARTRRKLSAEFTYKDAPLFSEARAISRFARETFLKGEVDQVDILFTNFISTLNQKPEVRPFLPVGEIKPISVGIPRPQEEEKLMQGATEFLFEPNIEQVMGALLPHNLNFQVYQILLEAKASEHSARMVAMKNATDNANQLIKDLTLEYNKLRQANITKELLEITSAAMALS
- a CDS encoding UbiA family prenyltransferase — translated: MRAILALSRPARLPSIWSNCLAGWWLGGGSSMEALSLIFAGTTLLHLGAAFLNDFFDADYDKEHHPQRPNPSGAIAAQTVWRWGLGWLVGGALLLICAGTASGSLGLVLVFLIVLYNTIHRLLPFAPVLQGLARLFLYLLGASAALRGVTGVSIWCGLALGAYTTGTGYFERWKDTPARARLWPALLMAGPILLALFMDADGYRESGLLLSAVVFLWGARSLRQTFWSLEPDIHSTIRGLVAGIIFVDWLAVCPVSLVGEPNPVGRQLSFVFLALFAATLILQRLELKS
- the atpC gene encoding ATP synthase F1 subunit epsilon, whose amino-acid sequence is MAHTLKLEIVTPDALAYSDDVEMVTLPAAEGEMGIYPQHVPLLTQIIPGELIIRKNGRDEFLAVGEGFVEITAERVAIMADMAVFAEHIDEAKAEEARQRAEARLSEHLDDEEAAICQAALTHSLAQLKVKRRQHR
- the atpD gene encoding F0F1 ATP synthase subunit beta, whose translation is MNKGKIVQVIGPVVDVEFPEPLPAIYNALSVSYTLLGHPAKLTLEVQQHLGDNWIRSVAMSSTEGLKRGFDVEDTGGPISMPVGAGVMGRVFDVTGNPVDERGPVEAEKRYPIHRQAPQLIDQSTSPQVLTTGIKVIDLICPFLKGGKVGAFGGAGVGKTVVIMELINNIAKLHGGVSVFAGVGERTREGNDLYTEMSEAGVINQQNLGESKIALVYGQMNEPPGARLRVALSGLAITEYFRDEKNQDVLLFIDNIFRFSQAGSEVSALLGRTPSAVGYQPTLAAEMGDLQERITSTKKGSITSFQAVYVPADDLTDPAPATTFAHLDATIVLERSIAELGIYPAVDPLASTSRALAPEIVGQEHYDVARGVQRVLQRYKDLQDIIAILGMDELSPDDKLTVFRARKIQRFLSQPFSVAQVFTGREGKQVPVAETVRGFKEILEGKHDEVGEGNFYMKGGIEEIKQG